The Streptomyces sp. NBC_00344 genome includes a window with the following:
- a CDS encoding TIGR03089 family protein: MTASDRTPADLLRSALTADPGRPLVTFYDDATGERVELSVATFANWVAKTSNLLQGELSAEPGDRLALLLPAHWQTAVWLLACSSVGVVAEVDGDAAAADVVVSGPGTLDRARACGGERVALALRPLGGRFPQPPAGFADYAVEVPAQGDRFAPYAPVDPDAPALGIGGIQLSGAQLVERAREDAAALGLTPGARLLSGRPYDSWDGLSAGLFAPLAAGASVVLCRNLGELADGGLEKRVGSERVTHTVA, from the coding sequence ATGACTGCCAGTGACCGCACCCCTGCCGACCTGCTGCGATCCGCGCTCACCGCGGACCCGGGCCGTCCCCTTGTCACCTTCTACGACGATGCGACCGGTGAGCGCGTCGAACTTTCCGTCGCGACCTTCGCCAATTGGGTGGCCAAGACCTCGAATCTGCTCCAGGGCGAGCTCTCCGCCGAACCCGGTGACCGGCTCGCACTGCTGCTTCCCGCCCACTGGCAGACCGCGGTCTGGCTGCTCGCCTGTTCGTCGGTGGGAGTGGTGGCCGAGGTGGACGGCGACGCGGCGGCGGCCGATGTCGTGGTGAGCGGTCCCGGAACGCTGGACCGGGCACGGGCCTGCGGTGGTGAGCGCGTCGCGCTCGCACTGCGTCCGCTGGGCGGCCGCTTTCCTCAGCCGCCGGCCGGCTTCGCCGACTACGCCGTCGAGGTACCGGCCCAGGGCGACCGGTTCGCGCCGTACGCCCCGGTGGACCCGGACGCGCCCGCGCTCGGCATCGGCGGAATCCAGCTGTCCGGCGCGCAACTGGTCGAGCGGGCCCGCGAGGACGCGGCGGCGCTGGGGCTGACACCTGGCGCACGACTGCTGTCCGGCCGCCCCTACGACAGCTGGGACGGACTGTCCGCAGGTCTGTTCGCTCCGCTCGCCGCCGGCGCCTCGGTGGTGCTCTGCCGCAATCTCGGCGAACTGGCGGACGGCGGCCTGGAAAAGC
- a CDS encoding peptidoglycan recognition protein family protein, giving the protein MRPLLSSAVLSVSIAVVSATALALPLAAPAGAGTPAGGVRAAGVPGSTQSLRLAPLSSSDRSPAPAEAGLSKRTVTPFSLVGVVWDDPRAELAGTAQVRTRPVGSRTWTGWQNIEVHNDDHAADPGTPEADAPTVHGSTAPLWVGASDGVQLRVRQATAATSARAAATRLPRGLHLDLVDPGPDPDSLTKTAAGSDAARASSAANAGLAPLGANEIPALSKQATEASLRDDTMTTGPTGTTGTGTTATTGTTDTAGTAGTTGPTDLKVKSFIGARPSIVTRKGWGADETIRESAFRYTDTVKAAFVHHTATGNNYTCAQAPSLLRGIYRYHVKSNGWRDIGYNFAIDKCGTIYEGRAGGVAKPVMGAHTLGFNTDSTGIAVLGTFGTSNPPAAVTRALASLTAWKLGLTGADPNGRTTLISGGGNRFAKGSAVSLHVISGHRDGFATDCPGALLYSKLGSIRTASARAQGR; this is encoded by the coding sequence ATGCGTCCACTTCTGTCCTCAGCCGTTCTTTCCGTCTCGATCGCTGTGGTGTCCGCGACCGCGCTGGCCCTCCCGCTCGCCGCACCGGCCGGCGCGGGGACTCCGGCCGGCGGGGTGCGGGCAGCCGGGGTCCCCGGGTCCACCCAGTCCCTGCGGCTCGCGCCGCTCTCCTCGTCCGACCGCTCGCCGGCACCGGCGGAGGCCGGGCTCTCCAAGCGGACCGTCACACCCTTCTCGCTGGTCGGTGTGGTCTGGGACGACCCGCGCGCCGAACTCGCCGGTACCGCCCAGGTGCGCACCAGACCGGTGGGCTCCAGAACCTGGACCGGCTGGCAGAACATCGAGGTCCACAACGACGACCACGCGGCCGACCCCGGTACCCCGGAGGCGGATGCGCCCACGGTGCACGGGTCCACCGCCCCGCTCTGGGTGGGTGCTTCGGACGGTGTTCAGCTGCGGGTCCGTCAGGCGACGGCCGCCACCTCCGCCCGCGCCGCGGCCACCCGGCTGCCGCGCGGACTGCATCTCGATCTCGTCGACCCCGGACCCGACCCCGATTCCCTCACGAAGACCGCGGCCGGCAGTGATGCGGCCCGTGCCAGCTCCGCGGCCAACGCCGGGCTCGCTCCGCTCGGCGCCAACGAGATCCCGGCCCTCAGCAAGCAGGCGACCGAGGCGTCGCTGCGTGATGACACCATGACCACCGGGCCCACCGGCACCACCGGCACAGGGACCACCGCGACTACCGGCACCACCGACACCGCGGGTACGGCCGGCACCACGGGCCCCACCGATCTGAAGGTGAAATCGTTCATCGGGGCCCGTCCCAGCATCGTCACCCGTAAGGGATGGGGCGCCGACGAGACCATCCGGGAGAGCGCCTTCCGGTACACCGACACCGTGAAGGCCGCGTTCGTGCACCACACCGCGACAGGCAACAACTACACGTGTGCGCAGGCCCCCTCACTACTGCGTGGTATCTACCGCTACCACGTGAAGAGCAACGGCTGGCGCGACATCGGCTACAACTTCGCCATCGACAAGTGCGGGACCATCTACGAAGGCCGTGCGGGGGGTGTGGCCAAGCCGGTGATGGGCGCGCACACGCTCGGTTTCAACACCGACAGCACCGGCATCGCCGTCCTCGGCACCTTCGGCACGTCGAATCCGCCCGCCGCCGTGACCCGGGCCCTGGCCTCTCTGACGGCCTGGAAGCTCGGTCTGACCGGGGCCGACCCCAACGGGAGAACGACGCTGATCTCCGGCGGCGGCAACCGCTTCGCGAAAGGCAGCGCAGTCAGTCTCCATGTGATCTCCGGGCACCGGGACGGGTTCGCGACCGACTGCCCCGGGGCACTCCTCTACAGCAAACTCGGCTCGATCCGTACCGCATCCGCGCGCGCCCAGGGACGCTGA